The following are encoded together in the Tepidiforma bonchosmolovskayae genome:
- a CDS encoding vWA domain-containing protein, which yields MVRSLIRRVFGEERGQALPLFALFLLVFLGFVAMSIDVGRYVWARTQMQAAVDAAALAAAQSMPSQTDAATKATEYWMDNSEFIRSQGTNVQFAVTYPEGNKAVRVEARADIPTWFARLFGVDHWTVSASGDAESQVLDIVVVFDISGSMCFDSFRQVENSGSYMMSPGRLTPAGGFQFPRLAANINATQTTIPLNDVRIFASTNAATNRSNFGTTFNTTTPYWQVSVGSNATSVPTSASLRPGIIMIDNELMRITGVNTSNNTLTVIRGYRNEATDTNTVATSHAANAEVWANRTGYSSTSDYCQLASYYTPTTTQNGPHQPFDAAIDAAKYFTTLFDQQYDKIGSVRYSTTAAISQNLTSNFSTVRGSLDAILWPAGATNIAHGLAVGRQVLDGPGKRANAVRVLVLLTDGVANTYCGSATYNPSAYNSTSCSTGSGVSQAEQHARQEAQRARNGDIIIFTIGLGNDLNTTFLQDIATIGGGKFYHAPTTAELDEAFQAVAEQTHIALVR from the coding sequence ATGGTGCGTTCGCTGATTCGCAGAGTCTTTGGGGAGGAGCGCGGGCAGGCGTTGCCGCTGTTCGCGCTCTTCCTGCTCGTGTTTCTCGGTTTCGTCGCCATGAGCATCGATGTCGGGCGGTATGTCTGGGCGCGGACGCAGATGCAGGCGGCGGTCGATGCTGCTGCGCTTGCCGCCGCGCAGAGCATGCCGAGCCAAACGGATGCCGCAACGAAGGCCACCGAGTACTGGATGGACAACAGCGAGTTCATCCGGAGCCAGGGCACGAACGTCCAGTTCGCGGTGACGTACCCGGAAGGGAACAAGGCAGTCCGGGTGGAGGCGCGGGCGGATATTCCCACCTGGTTCGCTCGCCTCTTCGGCGTGGACCACTGGACCGTTTCTGCCTCAGGGGACGCCGAGTCGCAGGTGCTCGACATCGTCGTGGTGTTTGACATCTCGGGCTCGATGTGCTTCGACAGCTTCCGGCAGGTGGAGAACTCCGGCTCGTACATGATGAGCCCGGGACGGCTGACGCCGGCGGGCGGCTTCCAGTTTCCGCGGCTTGCTGCCAACATTAATGCGACGCAAACGACGATCCCGCTCAACGATGTCAGGATTTTTGCCAGCACGAACGCAGCAACGAACCGGAGCAATTTCGGCACGACGTTCAACACGACGACTCCGTACTGGCAGGTATCGGTCGGCTCGAACGCGACCTCCGTGCCCACATCCGCAAGCCTGCGGCCCGGGATCATCATGATCGATAACGAGCTGATGCGGATTACCGGCGTCAACACAAGCAACAATACGCTAACGGTTATCCGCGGCTACCGGAACGAGGCGACCGACACCAACACCGTTGCGACCTCGCACGCAGCAAACGCGGAAGTGTGGGCCAACCGCACCGGGTACAGCAGCACGAGCGACTACTGCCAGCTCGCGAGCTACTACACGCCGACGACGACCCAGAACGGGCCGCACCAGCCGTTCGATGCCGCGATCGACGCCGCAAAGTACTTCACCACGCTGTTCGACCAGCAGTACGACAAGATCGGCTCGGTCCGGTATTCGACGACGGCAGCAATCAGCCAGAACCTGACGTCGAACTTCTCGACGGTGCGGGGCAGCCTGGATGCCATCCTCTGGCCGGCCGGGGCCACGAATATCGCGCACGGGCTGGCCGTCGGCAGGCAGGTCCTCGACGGGCCCGGGAAACGGGCGAATGCGGTACGGGTCCTGGTCCTGTTGACGGACGGCGTTGCGAACACCTACTGCGGCAGCGCGACCTACAACCCAAGCGCCTACAACAGCACCTCGTGTTCCACCGGCAGCGGGGTGAGCCAGGCGGAGCAGCACGCCCGCCAGGAGGCGCAGCGCGCGCGGAACGGCGACATCATCATCTTCACGATTGGCCTGGGGAACGACCTGAACACGACGTTCCTGCAGGACATCGCCACGATCGGCGGCGGCAAGTTCTACCACGCGCCGACGACGGCCGAGCTGGACGAAGCCTTCCAGGCGGTCGCCGAGCAGACACACATTGCGCTGGTGCGGTAG
- the cpaB gene encoding Flp pilus assembly protein CpaB, whose amino-acid sequence MLLLACAFGLLSALLVFAFLNGRGGEKDLSGEIFAGEGAETVVVLTRNVAVGEKITSDMLTTRTIPATALLPGRVKDSEMSSLVGKVATAPMYAGEQVIDAKVTTYVGQDTLAYKVPQGMRAISLQVPHEAWIAAGLPQPGDRVDILGITTLSKVDPLTGEEKPNVVAGYIAQDVEVLAVAQTVVKTVPKVDGGSNGSGSAAASGPSAATSGAVKQENATYEKAISITLALPPDLAAKVALIDAMRDDVGQYRILPRQKGDADPITGKQVWTYDDLFPVR is encoded by the coding sequence GTGCTCTTGCTCGCCTGCGCCTTCGGCCTCCTGAGCGCCCTGCTCGTCTTCGCGTTCCTGAACGGGCGCGGGGGCGAGAAGGACCTGAGCGGCGAGATATTCGCCGGCGAAGGTGCGGAGACGGTGGTGGTCCTGACCCGGAACGTCGCGGTCGGCGAAAAGATCACGTCCGACATGCTGACAACGCGCACCATCCCGGCCACGGCGCTCCTGCCCGGGCGGGTGAAAGACAGCGAGATGTCTTCGCTGGTCGGCAAGGTGGCCACGGCGCCGATGTACGCGGGCGAGCAGGTGATCGACGCGAAGGTCACCACGTACGTCGGGCAGGACACGCTGGCGTACAAGGTGCCGCAGGGGATGCGGGCGATATCGCTCCAGGTGCCGCACGAGGCGTGGATTGCAGCCGGGCTGCCGCAGCCGGGTGACCGTGTGGACATCCTCGGGATTACCACGCTGAGCAAAGTGGACCCCCTGACCGGCGAAGAGAAGCCGAACGTCGTGGCGGGGTACATCGCCCAGGACGTCGAAGTGCTGGCGGTGGCGCAGACCGTTGTGAAGACCGTTCCGAAGGTGGACGGCGGCAGCAACGGCTCGGGCAGCGCGGCAGCCTCGGGGCCGTCAGCGGCGACCTCGGGGGCGGTGAAGCAGGAGAACGCGACGTACGAAAAGGCAATTTCGATCACGCTGGCGCTGCCGCCCGACCTCGCGGCCAAGGTAGCGCTCATCGACGCGATGCGGGACGACGTGGGCCAGTACCGGATTCTGCCGCGGCAGAAGGGCGACGCCGACCCGATCACGGGCAAGCAGGTATGGACGTACGACGACCTGTTCCCGGTCCGGTGA
- a CDS encoding AAA family ATPase: MARVPQLLVVDPDRESSAELAKTLQMLGFGILGTAGYGVEAFTLCFQMRPDLVLMRIEEPLVRPVQTLSRINDGLPDLPIIVFSTEANIRLMRQSMVGGASDYLVEPLDPEELESSIMKVLEKKEREMMRRRGELADPVAQGTIITVFGAKGGIGKTTIASNLAVALATEAHQTVALVDMDTRFGDVAITMDIPVERSIADLARNLDNVDRNTLREYLVEHESGVRILPAPTRPADWRNLTSAHIRDVVDVLSQTHDFVILDTPGTFNEIVAAAIEVGTMILLITTLDMASIKDTVLALEMLHERFGNDDERIKVVLNRAGVDTGVRERDVERTLDTALWWKIPQDTEVVKAAQLGRPIVLSRPNSKVAVEIREIARALAGIRARSKAKKSGGLGSLFGGLFKKSA, translated from the coding sequence ATGGCACGAGTACCGCAGCTTCTCGTGGTTGACCCGGACCGGGAGAGCTCGGCTGAGCTGGCGAAAACGCTGCAAATGCTGGGCTTCGGGATTCTCGGGACTGCCGGGTACGGTGTGGAAGCGTTCACGCTCTGCTTCCAGATGCGGCCCGACCTGGTGCTGATGCGGATCGAGGAGCCGCTGGTGCGCCCGGTGCAGACACTCTCGCGGATCAACGATGGGCTGCCCGACCTGCCCATCATCGTGTTCTCCACTGAGGCGAACATCCGCCTGATGCGGCAGTCGATGGTGGGCGGGGCCTCGGATTACCTGGTCGAGCCGCTGGACCCGGAAGAGCTCGAAAGCTCGATCATGAAGGTCCTCGAGAAGAAGGAGCGGGAGATGATGCGGCGCCGCGGCGAGCTCGCCGACCCGGTGGCGCAGGGCACGATCATCACCGTTTTCGGGGCCAAGGGCGGCATCGGCAAGACGACGATTGCTTCGAACCTGGCGGTGGCGCTCGCAACAGAGGCGCACCAGACGGTGGCACTGGTCGACATGGACACCCGCTTCGGCGACGTGGCCATCACGATGGATATCCCGGTTGAGCGGTCGATCGCCGACCTGGCCCGGAACCTGGACAACGTCGACCGGAACACGCTGCGCGAGTACCTCGTTGAGCACGAGTCGGGCGTCCGGATTCTGCCGGCGCCGACCCGGCCGGCGGACTGGCGGAACCTGACGTCGGCGCACATCCGCGACGTCGTCGACGTCCTCTCCCAGACGCACGACTTCGTGATCCTGGATACGCCCGGGACATTCAACGAGATTGTGGCGGCGGCGATCGAGGTCGGGACGATGATCCTGCTCATCACGACACTCGACATGGCCAGCATCAAGGACACCGTCCTGGCGCTCGAGATGCTGCACGAGCGGTTCGGCAACGATGACGAGCGGATCAAGGTGGTGCTGAACCGGGCCGGCGTCGACACCGGCGTCCGGGAGAGGGACGTCGAGCGGACGCTGGACACTGCCCTGTGGTGGAAGATTCCGCAGGACACCGAGGTAGTGAAGGCCGCGCAGCTCGGGCGACCGATTGTGCTGAGCCGGCCGAACAGCAAGGTTGCCGTCGAGATCCGGGAGATTGCCCGGGCGCTCGCCGGGATCCGGGCGCGTTCGAAGGCGAAGAAGAGCGGCGGCCTGGGGAGCCTGTTCGGGGGCCTGTTCAAGAAGAGCGCCTAG
- a CDS encoding CpaF family protein — MLRPAAPAPPPQDAAAGPGGALRPVRPVQVDAPGGRAAGANAVAEATKIRLHELLIEELEHGALEGLAPEQQREAVIKAARELLVQEGLQLGGMPRDELLEAVADEALGLGPLEPLLRDPSISEIMVNDIDKVYFEREGRIFRSPVRFRDKAHVMRIIERIVAPLGRRIDESSPMVDARLPDGSRVNITIPPASPKAPTITIRKFRADKMRMADLIAVGALSEQTAEFLAMCVRAHLNIVISGGTGTGKTTFLNALSAFIPNTERIITIEDPAELRLQQDHVITLEARPASIEGKNQIKQRDLVRNCLRMRPDRIIVGEVRGEEAFDMLQAMNTGHDGSISTIHANNPREALSRLENMVLMAGMDLPSRAIREQIASAIHIFVQLSRLQDGSRKVTHVTEVSGMEGDTITLQDIFLFKLDRVDEDGKVHGSMRPTGIRPGFAHKFAIAGIELPNNLFGTGEGW, encoded by the coding sequence ATGCTGCGTCCGGCGGCTCCTGCTCCTCCGCCACAGGACGCCGCGGCAGGGCCCGGCGGTGCGCTGCGGCCGGTACGGCCCGTCCAGGTGGATGCACCGGGCGGCCGCGCGGCGGGCGCCAATGCGGTCGCCGAGGCGACGAAGATCCGGCTGCACGAACTCCTCATCGAAGAGCTGGAACATGGCGCGCTGGAAGGGCTCGCCCCGGAGCAGCAGCGCGAGGCGGTCATCAAGGCGGCCCGAGAGTTGCTCGTGCAGGAGGGGCTCCAGCTCGGCGGGATGCCGCGCGACGAGCTCCTCGAGGCGGTGGCGGACGAGGCCCTCGGGCTCGGCCCGCTTGAGCCGCTGCTGCGCGACCCCTCCATCTCGGAAATCATGGTCAATGACATCGACAAGGTGTACTTCGAGCGGGAAGGGCGCATCTTCCGGAGCCCGGTGCGGTTCCGTGACAAGGCGCACGTGATGCGCATCATCGAGCGGATTGTGGCGCCCCTCGGCCGGCGCATCGATGAATCGAGCCCGATGGTGGACGCCCGCCTGCCTGACGGTTCGCGCGTCAACATCACCATTCCGCCGGCCTCGCCGAAGGCGCCGACGATCACGATCCGAAAGTTCCGCGCCGACAAGATGCGGATGGCGGACCTGATCGCGGTTGGCGCGCTGAGCGAGCAGACCGCGGAGTTCCTCGCGATGTGTGTGCGGGCACACCTGAACATCGTCATCAGCGGTGGTACGGGCACCGGGAAGACCACGTTCTTGAACGCGCTCTCGGCGTTCATCCCGAACACGGAGCGGATTATCACCATCGAGGATCCGGCCGAACTCCGGCTGCAGCAGGACCACGTCATTACGCTCGAAGCGCGGCCTGCGAGCATCGAAGGGAAGAACCAGATCAAGCAGCGCGACCTGGTCCGCAACTGCCTGCGCATGCGGCCGGACCGCATCATCGTCGGCGAGGTACGCGGCGAGGAAGCGTTCGACATGCTGCAGGCGATGAACACGGGCCATGACGGGTCGATTTCGACGATCCACGCGAACAACCCGCGCGAAGCCCTTTCCCGCCTCGAGAACATGGTCCTGATGGCGGGCATGGACCTTCCGTCGCGGGCCATCCGCGAACAGATCGCCTCGGCGATCCACATCTTCGTCCAGCTGAGCCGGCTCCAGGACGGCTCGCGCAAGGTGACCCACGTGACCGAGGTCAGCGGCATGGAGGGCGACACGATCACCCTGCAGGACATCTTCCTGTTCAAGCTGGACCGCGTGGACGAGGACGGGAAAGTGCACGGGTCGATGCGGCCGACGGGGATTCGGCCGGGGTTTGCGCACAAGTTTGCGATTGCCGGCATCGAGCTGCCGAACAACCTGTTCGGCACCGGGGAAGGATGGTAG
- a CDS encoding type II secretion system F family protein yields the protein MLILVALSTGAFATLLVLWLFGFGASSVEASARLKKLREVEAQLPAETRARLRRRTAVNFAGITLISGNIAANWSRDLERAGLTLNAKEYFTLRVVVSVLFAFVGVVLLPLPIFGVMLAPLGWLLVGFWLKRRMASRLHKMEGQLVELLQMLSSGLRAGFGLLQAMEAAAEQIPAPLSVEIRRTLRDTAMGASVEQALQALNDRVGSPDFDIVITAILIQRSVGGNLAEILDNVAHTMRERERIKGEIRTLTSQQRLTGYVIGGIPIGLLIIFYMISPEFTGLLFTDPLGRLMLMGAFISEVIGYLIIQKIVNIEV from the coding sequence ATGCTGATTCTCGTCGCGCTTTCGACCGGGGCATTCGCGACGCTCCTGGTTCTCTGGCTCTTCGGGTTCGGCGCCTCGAGCGTCGAAGCATCGGCGCGGCTGAAGAAGCTGCGCGAGGTCGAAGCCCAGCTCCCGGCGGAGACCCGGGCACGACTGCGGCGTCGGACTGCGGTGAACTTCGCGGGCATTACCCTCATCTCGGGGAACATCGCTGCGAACTGGTCGCGCGACCTTGAGCGGGCGGGGCTGACGCTGAACGCGAAGGAGTACTTCACCCTCCGGGTGGTCGTGTCCGTCCTGTTCGCCTTTGTCGGGGTCGTGCTGCTGCCACTGCCGATTTTCGGGGTGATGCTGGCGCCGCTCGGCTGGCTCCTGGTGGGATTCTGGCTGAAGCGCCGAATGGCGAGCCGCCTGCACAAGATGGAAGGCCAGCTGGTGGAGCTCCTCCAGATGCTTTCGAGCGGGCTGCGGGCGGGCTTCGGCCTTCTGCAGGCGATGGAGGCGGCCGCGGAACAGATCCCGGCACCGCTCTCGGTGGAGATTCGGCGGACACTGCGGGATACAGCGATGGGTGCAAGCGTCGAACAGGCGCTGCAGGCGCTGAACGACCGCGTAGGCAGCCCGGACTTCGACATCGTGATTACGGCAATCCTGATCCAGCGGAGCGTTGGCGGGAACCTGGCTGAGATTCTCGACAACGTGGCGCACACAATGCGCGAGCGTGAGCGGATCAAGGGCGAGATTCGCACCCTGACGTCGCAGCAGCGGCTCACCGGTTACGTTATCGGTGGCATCCCAATCGGCCTGCTGATTATCTTCTACATGATCAGCCCGGAATTCACGGGGCTGCTGTTCACCGACCCGCTCGGCCGGCTGATGCTGATGGGCGCGTTTATCAGCGAGGTCATCGGCTACCTGATTATCCAGAAGATCGTGAACATCGAGGTGTAG
- a CDS encoding type II secretion system F family protein, with product MELLIAFSTFLFITLMTYGLLYRSTGNSAMDIRLGGLRYTRPAREALPDPEAAFTQRVIKPLLASLNRQINAILPSSIEERVEMALVQAGLRIKPGQFIVLVAIFAGLLPLLGLVYSMSAGLDAQRTLLVFVVMSGLGLYAPRIFLLGRIRRRQKEIWKSLPDAFDLITASVEAGLGIDAAFTRVIEKVKGPFAEELTRTMREVQMGRARRDAFLDMADRTGVDELRQLINAIVQAEAMGISIGGVIRVQTGVIRTKRRQRAEEAAFKAPIKMVFPLVFFIFPAIMIVIGGPAIIQLKNL from the coding sequence ATGGAGCTGCTCATTGCCTTCAGCACGTTTCTCTTCATCACCCTCATGACGTACGGGCTGCTCTATCGCTCCACCGGCAACTCGGCGATGGACATACGGCTCGGCGGGCTCCGGTACACCCGGCCGGCGCGGGAGGCGCTGCCCGACCCCGAGGCGGCGTTCACCCAGCGCGTCATCAAGCCGCTGCTCGCGAGCCTCAACCGGCAGATCAATGCGATTCTGCCGTCGTCCATCGAAGAGCGGGTCGAGATGGCGCTTGTCCAGGCGGGCCTGCGCATCAAGCCCGGGCAGTTCATTGTCCTGGTCGCCATCTTCGCCGGGCTGCTGCCGCTACTCGGCCTGGTGTACTCCATGAGCGCCGGGCTCGATGCGCAGCGAACGCTGCTGGTGTTCGTCGTGATGAGCGGCCTGGGGCTGTACGCGCCGCGCATCTTCCTCCTTGGCCGCATCCGCCGCCGCCAGAAGGAGATCTGGAAGTCACTGCCGGACGCCTTTGACCTGATTACGGCATCGGTCGAGGCCGGCCTGGGTATCGACGCAGCGTTCACCAGGGTGATCGAGAAGGTGAAGGGTCCGTTTGCGGAGGAGCTGACCCGGACGATGCGGGAGGTGCAGATGGGGCGCGCCCGGCGGGACGCCTTCCTCGATATGGCCGACCGCACCGGCGTGGATGAACTGCGTCAGCTCATCAATGCCATCGTGCAGGCCGAGGCGATGGGAATCTCCATCGGCGGCGTCATCCGCGTGCAGACCGGCGTCATCCGGACGAAGCGGCGGCAGCGGGCCGAGGAGGCGGCCTTTAAGGCACCGATCAAGATGGTCTTCCCGCTCGTCTTCTTCATCTTCCCGGCCATCATGATCGTCATCGGCGGGCCAGCCATTATCCAGCTGAAGAACCTGTAG
- a CDS encoding prepilin peptidase, with product MDGLPQLAAGLAGAVAGFWFPAVQHGLYREPAFREDPAVGGRLFALRAFTMPAGALVAALAFRSGHPGGMQPFLTAGFCLLLVAVSSTDFDRRRIPNVLVYPGILAALAAAPLWQDRSTWDVLLGGAAGLAAAALLLLLGGLAGAAARSRETAFGIGDAKLILLIGLLTGWPAVMTALLIGILLAGVVAAVLILLRGRGATYSYGPYLAAGAVIVLLWFDRFG from the coding sequence GTGGACGGGCTTCCGCAGCTCGCTGCTGGGCTCGCCGGTGCGGTTGCCGGCTTCTGGTTTCCGGCTGTCCAGCACGGCCTTTACCGCGAGCCTGCCTTCCGCGAGGACCCTGCGGTTGGCGGCCGCCTCTTCGCGTTGCGGGCTTTCACCATGCCCGCCGGCGCGCTCGTTGCGGCCCTGGCGTTTCGCTCTGGTCACCCGGGCGGGATGCAGCCGTTCCTCACCGCGGGCTTCTGCCTGCTCCTGGTTGCCGTCAGCTCCACCGATTTCGACCGGCGTCGCATCCCAAACGTCCTGGTCTACCCGGGCATCCTGGCGGCGCTCGCCGCCGCTCCACTCTGGCAGGACCGGTCGACCTGGGACGTGCTGCTCGGCGGGGCAGCCGGGCTCGCCGCCGCGGCGCTGCTCCTGCTCCTCGGCGGGCTCGCCGGGGCCGCTGCCCGCTCGCGCGAAACGGCCTTCGGTATCGGCGATGCCAAGCTGATCCTCCTCATCGGACTGCTGACCGGCTGGCCCGCGGTCATGACGGCGCTGCTGATTGGCATCCTTCTCGCCGGTGTCGTCGCAGCGGTGCTCATCCTGCTCCGGGGCAGGGGCGCAACATACAGCTACGGCCCCTACCTCGCGGCCGGGGCCGTCATCGTTTTGCTGTGGTTCGACCGCTTCGGCTGA
- a CDS encoding MarR family winged helix-turn-helix transcriptional regulator has product MKRQPRTPELERAISALFRASALLDPIRLTLWDRENLTVTQLRLLGHLAEQEGLSNAELAERLYVTRPSVSALLERLERGGFIRREVAPNDRRSICIWLEPRGRAVVESLREELRDYAAGLMESMSPAELVDFARAVERFVESGSERRRRDLQLEDADD; this is encoded by the coding sequence GTGAAACGACAGCCCCGCACCCCGGAACTCGAACGCGCCATCTCCGCGCTCTTCCGGGCAAGCGCACTCCTCGACCCCATCCGCCTCACCCTCTGGGACCGCGAGAACCTCACCGTGACACAGCTGCGCCTGCTCGGCCACCTCGCCGAACAGGAAGGCCTCAGCAACGCAGAGCTCGCCGAGCGCCTCTACGTCACCCGCCCCTCCGTCTCGGCCCTGCTCGAACGCCTCGAACGGGGCGGATTCATCCGCCGCGAAGTCGCTCCCAACGACCGGCGCAGCATCTGCATTTGGCTTGAGCCCCGCGGCCGGGCGGTCGTCGAGTCCCTCCGGGAAGAGCTGCGCGACTACGCCGCCGGCCTCATGGAGAGCATGTCCCCAGCCGAACTCGTCGATTTCGCCCGCGCCGTCGAACGCTTCGTCGAATCCGGCAGCGAGCGGCGCAGGCGCGACCTTCAGCTTGAGGACGCCGACGACTGA
- a CDS encoding LLM class flavin-dependent oxidoreductase, whose amino-acid sequence MKFGIFYEHQLPRPWDEGAELKLFQDALDQVELADRLGIDFAWEVEHHFLEEYSHSSCPEVFLAAASQRTKNIRLGHGIKLMPPNYNPPARIAEEIATLDLVSNGRVEFGTGESASRAELEGFNINPAERRAMWLETTEQVCNMMAMDPYPGYQGKYFSMPVRNVVPKPVQKPHPPLWVACSNRDTIHLAAQLGIGALTFAFVDAAEAKKWVDDYYETFKRECVPIGHTVNPNIAMVTSFSIHHDREEAFRRGFDGFKFFQFGLGHHYVFGHHKPGRTNIWANYEKVKAAMGAEQLDFLGGGTGGIGTPEDLRQHLRKFADAGVDQTVFIQQGGKNRHEHICEALELFAAEVMPEFKEEEERRQKQKMDELAPYIEKAMQRKQWMRELTDDEIPTYAAYGAMIAEVDTSNLEGAARIRAERWKKMREVLAKV is encoded by the coding sequence ATGAAGTTCGGGATTTTCTACGAGCATCAGCTGCCGCGGCCGTGGGACGAGGGGGCGGAACTGAAGCTGTTCCAGGACGCGCTGGACCAGGTCGAGCTGGCGGACCGGCTGGGCATCGACTTCGCCTGGGAGGTCGAGCATCACTTCCTGGAGGAGTACTCGCACTCGTCCTGCCCGGAGGTGTTCCTGGCGGCGGCCAGCCAGCGGACCAAGAACATTCGGCTTGGGCACGGGATTAAGCTGATGCCGCCGAACTACAATCCGCCGGCCCGCATTGCCGAAGAGATTGCGACGCTGGACCTTGTTTCGAACGGGCGGGTGGAATTCGGGACCGGCGAGTCAGCTTCGCGGGCCGAGCTGGAGGGGTTCAACATCAACCCGGCCGAGCGGCGGGCGATGTGGCTTGAGACGACCGAACAGGTCTGCAACATGATGGCGATGGACCCGTACCCGGGCTACCAGGGGAAGTACTTCTCGATGCCGGTGCGGAACGTGGTGCCGAAGCCGGTGCAGAAGCCGCACCCGCCGCTGTGGGTGGCGTGCTCGAACCGGGACACCATCCATCTCGCGGCGCAGCTGGGCATCGGTGCGCTGACATTCGCGTTCGTGGATGCGGCGGAAGCGAAGAAGTGGGTGGACGACTACTACGAGACGTTTAAGCGGGAGTGCGTACCGATCGGCCACACCGTGAACCCGAACATCGCGATGGTGACGAGCTTCTCGATTCACCATGACCGCGAGGAGGCGTTCCGCCGCGGCTTCGACGGCTTCAAGTTCTTCCAGTTTGGGCTCGGCCACCATTATGTCTTCGGGCACCACAAGCCGGGCCGGACCAACATCTGGGCAAACTACGAGAAGGTGAAGGCTGCGATGGGCGCCGAGCAGCTCGACTTCCTCGGCGGCGGCACGGGCGGAATCGGGACGCCGGAGGACCTGCGCCAGCACCTGCGAAAGTTCGCCGATGCGGGGGTCGACCAGACGGTTTTCATCCAGCAGGGCGGGAAGAACCGGCACGAGCACATCTGCGAGGCCCTCGAACTGTTCGCCGCTGAAGTGATGCCGGAGTTCAAGGAAGAAGAGGAGCGCCGGCAGAAGCAGAAGATGGACGAGCTTGCCCCGTACATCGAGAAGGCGATGCAGCGCAAGCAGTGGATGCGGGAGCTGACGGACGACGAGATCCCGACGTATGCGGCGTACGGCGCCATGATTGCCGAGGTCGATACGTCGAACCTCGAGGGGGCCGCGCGCATTCGCGCGGAGCGCTGGAAGAAGATGCGCGAGGTGCTCGCGAAGGTCTGA